DNA from Nymphalis io chromosome 24, ilAglIoxx1.1, whole genome shotgun sequence:
AGATGTATTACAAATTTACTATCACTAACTGATAGAGAAAATTATGCCAaagatatattcttttaaattcgCCTAGCAACAAAATCAATATGTCCAATCATTATCCTATCAGCTACATTATGAAAATCTATTAAGTGACTATCACATTTTCATTAACTATATGTGCTGTTTATCTCAATAAAATGAGCTAACATAATGAATAGCGAACAGCAAACAAGGCTGTCAGAGAATGGAAGATATTATTGACATAGTAAAATTGCGTAATACCAATTGTAATCAAGGTTGCTTCAACAatcataaattgaaataaaaaacatcaaTGTTTTATGAGCTGAAAGATGAAATATAAGTGCTCAATTAATGgaagaaataaaatgaaaacgaaTGCAATTGCCAAATAGGATGATTTGATTTTGAgcaacaaagttaaaaaatttaacgTGCTGACTGAGAAACTTTCAAAATAGAAAAGTGATTGAAATTTCAAAGCGTTAAAGCATAGGACTAAAACTAGTAAGCCCAAGGCGACTTCAGTGAAGTCCACTTTAAAAGTCCCCCAACTAGATGGAGCTAGTTGCGACTTCTTTAACTTAAACTCTTCGTTGCATTTGAGAGCGCATAGCAACAAAGCCTTCGGGTcttctgtataaaaatatcttgaGAGAATAACCCTTTAGATATTTTTAGATTCCAACTCTTACTTTAATaatctcaaaataaataaaattggaatacCTAGCAAATTAatgtttgcaatttaaaaaaagcttgttTTCAAAAAAGCAAGTACTCTTCAGCTAATCTATCTTGGAACAATATACGGATTATCTAATCCATCATTATGGTATCTTTCAGCAGGTCTATTTTCAAAGCTCGTTAGTATAATTAGGTGGCCTGTTAGACAATGTTGCGACTCGATAGCAGCTTACACTTTGACCTTATTACCGGTAAAACGTCCACGTGTCGCAGTGAGCCGTTCCGATTTGAGATCAGCACCTTTTACTAATACCTATACTCTATATGTACATAagcttaaatattgtatatatactgtttttaattaaaatcttatatgtTAACTTCACCGAAATGAGTTTTGTTATAACTGAATGAAGTTTTCATTAGTGACAATAAttggtaattaatataattcgaacatttataaaaaagaaagtaaatttaataaaaacaacacaaaaCGCATGAAAactaaaacagttttattatggCATTTGATCAAAATTTTCTCATATTACACTGGATTGAATTTTGAAGTCCTTAATCCAGGTATGGTTTTTAACTTTTCAGCtctaaaataattcttaatataccaagacaataataaaataatacgattCTAAAAAACTTcgtaatttttataacttttcataactatcgatattattataatattaagtttgtgTATCTCAATATAATTGGCAAAGCGGTGGTTACAAATAGTGCACGTGCCAAACGTCATGCCTTGAAAGCAGTCTAAGTTTCCACAAAGCATGTCTCACGCCGATTGTTTCTGTAAGACGGCTTATTTAATAAGCGACCGACTGCTCAACACCGTTTCGTCGTTCTTAGGCCATTCAGAGACCAAAATCAAAGGCTTTCCACAAGCACAAGCGCTTTTCATctaatcttaaattaattttagttataatagtAAAGTTACCCTAACTTTACATTTAGGTAGCCtccagacaatattcacaattaaatatattactgaaAACTTAAGGGTTTTACacatataatgaaaattttcaatttttattttcctcGTATCATTTACAAACTTTTGGCATTTCgctaaataatatagaaatcgCTTTACGCCAGTCACTTAGCGTTTCAGTCACGATTTGCGTAAGATGGTAAAATCGATAGAAGCCGTCGCGACCGTATGACCCAATTTATCTCACAAGGACTGCGAATGTCATCCTATCTCGAAAGCGGATTTCGGCAACGGGTCATTAGATCAAATACGATATGCGTCTTGTATTGTTGTCGTTTTGTACTCAtggccatttttttattttactatataaaccCGTCAGATCTTCGCTTCGATATAAATTAgtagtattatgtattataatttcaatttaattactaatatattgtacatatttattttaattgccaCACATAAGGTCCTGTTTTCCTGTTGGATAGTAGAGTTATTGACTATTTCAATTTATCAAGATATTGTTCATCCCGGAAGTTACTTGTTTTACGCTCCTGTGCCTTGGTAAGCAAGTAAAACGTTTGGTCCTGCACATGCTTTCTCTTCGGTTGAGTCTGATTGCTGTACCATTGGACTATGACAAGAAGGAAATATGGAGCACACCTGTGTTTGATCAATTGTGCGTTATATTATCGCAACGCAGATAACTAGTCTCTTGCATATCCACCGTGTTTTACGGTACGAGTTTTTCTCGACGAATTTTATGAAAACTCGTTTATTGATcgagaaaaacatatttattgattattatctaATAAGTAATTCAATTCTAGTTTATGTCTAGTTTAGCAGAGCATTCACACAAATTGGTATACTTGTCAAAGTGTCGAATGGTGATGGTAGCTACGATGGTTTGAGTAGTAGGGGCgcattaaaaacacatttacgaACGAAGATGCATAGTTATATAtggataaataaaatgaaagataaTTTACATCGAACATTATTTGcgtgttaaaaatatacttaaaatattctgGTTTTTAATATGTAACCAGCACGATACACGTTAACAAGATAAACGTAACACACTGGTGACAGCGGTGTTTACCGCATTAAACTAAAAAGCTATTAAcgtttaaagatatatttttaattattttttgagcaacatacataaatatggtATAGTTTTTTGTCAgcgaaataataaaagtaaccgattttattaattaataaaactcctttctttattcaaaaatcgCATGTTCCTAATCAAATTCGATAATAATTAATcggaatacatattttatgagTTCATTGCGTTTATTAGTATAGGGGTCAGTAACCTTGATATTTTTCCTACATCGCATTATGAAGGGCAGTCAGAAATAGAATTTACCGAGCCTCCTGTATTGTTGTACTGATTTATTTTGACTGTAGAAGTTCAagcgattttaattatttttagttccgTAATACGGGACGGTAAGGTCTATTTCGCACACCCCATCCCGGCCCCGTCCGTTTGCTTTGTGGGACAAACCTGTTTCAGGTTAGATATATAAAGCTACCTGGCTTTATACAAgtgtataaagtattatatacaaacCAGTCATTTCATGCATTTTTGTTGACAGGTCCAATTTTAGGGTTCCACTTTcggaatatattttcaattttttttaagttaatagtgAAATTTGTTCGAAAGAGAAGTTCCGTTATTGACACAATAATTTGTTCCCGACAGTTTAATTTCATTGCGGCAATGCGGGAGAGCACACTCCAACGGTAAATATTTGACGGCAAACGTAAATGTTTTCGAGCATCCTTCAATTGCATTCGATtgcattacattattatatttcataaaaaaaaatcacccactcatttgaaaatagaatattttttcagtAATAAAAGTTACGAAGTACTTTGTTAGTAGTTTAAGCATtatcgttatataaattatattttctctaACTTGAGCGAAAGTTTTTCAATTGACAAACTTGACATAAAGAAAGTTGGAGACAGACACGCTCACTAGCTTGTCATTTAGTGGTCGAATGGGATGATTGGTTCCGTTTTAAATTGCTGCGTGACTAACTGATAGCTGCAGCGGTAGACGTCAAGGAAAAAGCTTCGAATAGTTTTCGGTTAGGATAAAGCGTACCGACATCGGCTGACGAATTCGCAACATGctgtatgaaaaaataataatcgtgcGCTTTGAAATTTCACAAACATTTCGCGGAAAAGTTGAAAAATCTGCGGTACGTCGAACTCGAGATGAACTCCAACGACAGATAACATCGACAATAAAACTGTAACAtatactgaaaatatatttgtgtattatatatttatatatatagagtatgGTATTGTATCAAggatcaaatataaattaataaaaaataaattaaaaaaaaaagaagttagTTGACATTTTGATCCATCTCTTATTTAGTGGTAATAAAAACTCTCTTTGcacaatataaacattaaataataacacaagataattatttaaatctttaaaaatcaaTCTTTGAAATGAGTGACTTCGAACCGGTTCGTAAAAGAAACTACCGCTAGGTGCCGTCGTCACGAGAGGGGCTATAAACATTATAACCTAACagccttaattataaacgttgcttttAGTTAATTCCTGATTTATCTATGtgtgtcattattgatttgacattcgaaaaaataaGATACATTGTTTAACAAGTCACTCGCTAAATAACCTTTATAAGGCAATTAAAGTGTATTTAATTCtttgaaaattgaattaaaaaatgtaaaataaaatttataatatacataatttttctgCTCTAGCGATTCTCTTACCTCAAACGAAACCTTTTTGTTcgtcaattataaataacagtttcaagctaatataaaattttctttaagtattaattattatgctgtctttatatatatatgtaatttaattgaaagaaAAGAAAGTATTTCACCGATTTTTTTCGACTCATACATTCCATTAACTCTAACCCACTTAATTGACAATTCAATATAGCTTGTATAGCctgaattgtttatttttatgaagtttataaaaaaatatataaagtcggAAAAACCGTTAAAATAAGACAATCTGACccaatataatagataaaattgtTAGTACGGTTAATATGAAGGGCTGTCGAGAAATCTAGCAGCAAATACATTTCGGTAACCGTATTCTTATGATAACgtaatcaagaaaaaaaaacatttgatacaATCGGGTTATAAACAATCATTTACCAATGAGACATTTATGTTACTATCTTATCGTAGACATTTATAATCTGGCGCCTAACATCTAAGTAGGACTCACCTGAACAAACAAAACGTACTGCACTTTTACAAATTCCTACTGTCCTTATTCGGATCGTTTTATGTAATTTTGCGGAAAAGTGTTACGTTGACTAACTAAATTACACATCTGTTTTGatattaatgacaaattattaaacacgtacttaatatattataaataataaaacaaaaatctttCTGTCTTAAAGAAAGTTGTAATAAGAATTTCGAGCGTGAAGTATTTAAAGCCTTCGAATTTAGTTGACGATGTAAAATTGGATTTAGACAACGACTTCACTCAGCCATCATCAAATCATCAACTTGTAGGTCATACTTCGTTCACAGACGAGTGAATGGTTGAAGGTTTATCATCcgctcataaataatataatcttttttgtTTGCAACGAATGACATTgacttgaatatttttaattgcgaATCTTCAGTCTTGTTTTGAAATCTTACGGATGCGTTCTGACGTAAATAACCGTCTAAATCACAAGAGAGCAGAGCGAGTTACTAAATGTATCGGGAAGCTTTAAAATAGAACTGGATGCGTGGCCGGTTCTCGGCGACTTTGTAACTCATTGAGATAACGTTTATCATACGGTCCATGCAATAAGAAACGTAATAAAAGATCGCGTATCACAAACGTTACCACACAGTTGCATCAAAGTTTTAATGtgataattgtttatttctCATCAGGTCAGTTTAGAAGTTTTAAGAGGCGGGTGTGGCCAGCTGATCTCAACGCACGCACTGGGGCAGCTGTTCACAACAACTGTTATCGATCTTACCGCCCGCGGCCCATCTCATATGTGAACAGGTGTTTAGAAATTCGGTAACCTAATAACTGTGTGTACAAACTATAGCTGATCTGTTTCgcatagtttataattttagattatggtttagttttgaattatttacGTACCTTGATTCCAGAGCGTCCTTGTTGCTTCAGCAAAACGTTTTCAGGTTTCATGTCGCAGTGAATGATCCGGTTCTTGTTGAGTGCGTGCAGGCATTGGAGCAGGCTATGCGAGAATTTGCGTACCAGCTGCAAGGAGAACCCGTGGAACTTGTTCTTTTTTATAAGCTCGTACAGGTTGATCGAAAGAAGTTCGAAGGTGATGCATGTGTGATTCCTGAACGTGAAGGAATCGAACATGTGGATCACATTCATCGTATTGTCCTGGTCTTGTTCGCGGAGGTGTTCTAGGATACGAATCTCCTCTTGCGCCTGACGATGGAACCGCTTCTCGTTCCGTACCATCTTTAGAGCGACATTCTCGCGCTTTTTATGATCGTAGGCTTTCACCACTTGGCCAAAACTGCCCTTTCCTATAACCTTGAGTACCTCGTATCGGTAAGCTATGTGGTCGTGTGGTATGTGAATGTAGGAACCCTGCTCGTTGTCATACTCGCAATTGTTCGGAAAACCGACGAGACCGGGACGTTTCTTAGCGTTCGCGCCTATGAAGTACACTTGGGGGTAGTTTAATATCTCACGGTGTTCATACGGGGTGAGTTTGTTCATATAGAGCTTCATGACCTGCTCAGGGCTAGCGGCAGCAGCCGGTGGGCGCTTGTCAGGCGGCTGCGCGTTGGCCGCCGTTGGAGCGGGAGGACCGGGCTCCAGCGGCGGCAGTGCCCCGTCCCGGAGCAACGCGCGCCCGAACGCGTGCGCGCTCCCTAGAGGCATGTCGCCGGTCATGGCCGAACGGCCGCCGCCACCTCCGCGCACCTCGCTCGCCGTGGCCAAACCGACCCACGCTCGCTCGTACACACCACTGCACCTCACTGCACTTGCACTGTTAGACGGAGCCACCCTGGGGCACTGCACGACATTTCACATAGACCGCGACGAGTGAAAACCACGCTTCCACTTATGCGGACACATTCCGTCTCGGACACGATGCGATAGGACCGTCACAGATGATACCGTGCGACGCGAACGTGAAACGCAAACAAAGACCCCCTTCCTTGCGGGTCGACCCGACGACAGAACCAGAGAGAAAATAGAAACTGGTCGCCAAAGTCATTGAACCGTTCGACTGCGAAGAACACACGAGTGCGAGTGAGATGGGATATGTTTCTCTGATTTTAAAGTCTATTCCTAGAGGGCGCTGTAAGTCTTTACATTTGAAATACGGATCATTGTGAAAGACCCAataaatttgcttaaaaatCATTAGGTGTTGCAATCAGTTCcttaaataatatagattatgttttcttttttaataaaaactttgtatTCTTAAGTTTTTAGGTGATAACATATATAGGTAGCGTAGATAGGTAATTAACAAGGAGCTGAGTAAGTACCAATAAGAAAGATAGCTTAAATTAGAGATGTTAGCTTagattagatttaaaatttatataacatttaaaaaaaaccattttaataGTTAAACACTTTAAgtagtgaataaaaaaaattgtaaacacaaaaaaatctagttacttattaataaaatgcaacGTAGTTAATAGTGTTAAatgtatagaatatttttttttcaatatattttcgaGACATCTTTTTTGTAATGATATTATCTGTAAGaagagttttaattttaacaaaatcgccataaaaaaattgaattttattttggaaTGTTTTTGTACTGTTTATTGATCAATGATTAAATTTATCCTATTAAGTATTACCGACTTTAATAGACTAAAGTTTTTTGTTGAAAACATAATGAATCtgacatttcttttttaaagttatttgaaattGGGTCTTACTGCATAACCTTTATTGTCTATGACTTAAGCTAAAGTGTCGCCATCTGTTGAAATCTACTAAACCGAAGAATAGTGCACCTTCCATCCAATCTAGACGTCTTTTTGCACTCCGTTGTTTTCTGTCATTTATACAATCGTAACTAtgtggtaattttatttttattttcaagaaaaaatatgtacagAGACTATTGTGTAACAAACCAGTGTTAGAAAACAGAAGACGCTTAAGTTGTgttgtttaatatatgtaagtgTACCTCATACTATTAATGATTAATCTTTGAGTGATTTCTTTTTTGTCGTATTCTAACTGCTTATGTTCGTCTGCTAAATTTAATCTTGATATTTTGGAGACGTTACAATAAAATTCTCATTATGAATTCAACGATAAGATTCGGTATATAAAAGATATggtgataataaaaattaagtattgtGACCACAATTCGcgatattataaacatttatttcgaTTCAACATTATATTGATTAGTACTGGGAACGATATAACCCAGGATGCAAGTACATGAACTCTTCAAGGTAATTATAGGCACTGATATGGTATGCAGTGCTGTTATAAATTCTCGTCATCATAAGACTCAAAGgcgcatttatatatataattccaaTGTTTTGGACGTAAGCCAGTGCACCAATACAAATCAACGCGGTATTTGGttgtgaataaattttaaattaaacaaaaaaaaactttcttttgtTTACCATACAACACTGACTCATGCAGAAGTAAGGGTTATAAAGTTTAACTGCTTCATATTAGTCATCATGAGAGTAACTTAAGGTTATATAAGCAAACAAGTTTTATGGGCAGTATAGAAACTCTTATGGAGTGATCATAAACATCCTTTTTCTATTCTTAGGCCTTGTTTGTATTGTGCAGTTAGTTAACTTGATATactatctaaaaatattttaaaaccagTTACAATTATCAAAACTGTGTGATTAAactctatatttttttactaaaatataacatcttGATTTtcaatataagattatttaattaattaaatgttttaaattaacctTAAACCTTATTCGAATAATTCTtaagcaattattatattattatttatatattatgcccTTATTCTTTATAGGCTTAgttcaaaactaaaaatattttacatatatttttagtttaattatttattaaatgtgtcATTCAACAGtcataatagttaataatacctACCTACAGATTTCTctctctataaatataaatgatagctaattaatagaaaaacaaaactgGTTCAATAAATCATCTGTATGTATTTGAAGaaagtttataaatgttataatgattacaaatataatataaccacTCCAATAGACTTGAATTACTGATAAAGGGACcatataaagaaatttaaaaatataactactgATAGAaatgcattttaatataaaattatatttacagtagTACTTGTATCGGATTTGATTATCATTGTTTCATTAAACAAATAACtgtataactattaaaaaaatatataaaaatgttctgTTGCGTTATAGGCCTCTATGTGCTAATTATCTTACTTTATTTCTCAATTTTCAATCTTAATTAAGAGTACTGTTTAAGAAAAACATGTGTACAATGTTTTTCGTTTTAAACTAAGCCTATAAAGAATAAGggcataatttataaataataattgtttaaaaattattcaaataaggtTTAAGGTTAATGTAAcacatttttagttatttttatttacattattagaaTACTCTGTTCTTTCGTATATTCCTTatccttaaatattttcattagtaagtgaaacaaaaaaataattattaaatacaattttaatgaagcattatttctttatataacaattgttttctttaaatctaaattatacaatatataaacataaagtcattttattataatgtcaatGACACTAATTACACTGAATGTAACTGAGCTATATTAAAACATAGCCATGTTTGTTTTAtggcttaaatatataattcatgtttattaaatatttaatctcacAGTAAAATTATGTTGTTAGTTTCGATATgcaaactaataataatgtatttatccCTTTTTTATTATGGCTCTATATTtgtagaaaattaaattttgccaaTTTAATGTTGAGAGTATAtactcaatttatatttattaaaatcgattagGACAGTCTTCTCCATAGAAGCCATCAGCTCAATTTTGTCATCGTGAAGCCATCATGTTCTCTTCAATTTTAACAGATGCTAGGATTTTGTACATGTTGTTAATTTGACCCTTCCGTTATTAATAAGGGATGTAACATATACTGAGTTTCCTTagttatcttttataaaattaatttataacaatttttaacataaatttaattatgattagtTTCATTAGTAGtatcatttttaacatttaagatATACTTCTGTTACTCTTTCTTCAATGTTTGTAGAGATTATgctttaaaaattatagaaaaaaaaaaacagactggcgatagaagtgaaaactttaaactgttaaatatatttgtccaattctctgttggcactccaagtaaaaatatatattttgattttatcagATATACTGTTTGTATTAAATGATTTCATTGTATTAACATTAGAGGTTACGCAAAGCCACGAGTCTATCTCCTACGATGAACCAGCACAACatgcctaaagaagttttcacttcaaaaatatttagcaaGTAGTCCAATTGTATAcatttgattttcattttaagttgtatataatacaattttaaataaaggaaCTG
Protein-coding regions in this window:
- the LOC126777892 gene encoding dual specificity tyrosine-phosphorylation-regulated kinase 2 encodes the protein MTGDMPLGSAHAFGRALLRDGALPPLEPGPPAPTAANAQPPDKRPPAAAASPEQVMKLYMNKLTPYEHREILNYPQVYFIGANAKKRPGLVGFPNNCEYDNEQGSYIHIPHDHIAYRYEVLKVIGKGSFGQVVKAYDHKKRENVALKMVRNEKRFHRQAQEEIRILEHLREQDQDNTMNVIHMFDSFTFRNHTCITFELLSINLYELIKKNKFHGFSLQLVRKFSHSLLQCLHALNKNRIIHCDMKPENVLLKQQGRSGIKVIDFGSSCYEHQRVYTYIQSRFYRAPEVMMGAKYGMPIDMWSLGCILAELLTGFPLLPGEDEADQMACIIELLGMPPQRLIEQGKRSKNFISSKGLPRYCTASTLADGTTVLSGGMSRRGKPRGLPGSKSFVTALKGCQDKYFIDFIRRCLEWEPEKRLTPVQALRHAWLRRRLPRPPHDEEPAPAPPAPANVSIAHHVKRLAQTKCNDK